One region of bacterium genomic DNA includes:
- a CDS encoding beta-lactamase family protein codes for MKVRPSVKSGAEPQLLNTVFLGLDHTTPGVAVLVATKKEILYEKYIGLANLEYNIPIRKDTLFNLASISKPLTATGIMLLVQKKRLSLDDEVGVYFPELKSCCKSVRIRHLLSHSSGVSSGSIVNPSTGDISSPENQHICNVLRAGRFFPESSNKTHFDYAEMRASYGNKDVYEMFLASSPFCNYPPGTRYEYSNTWYALLALLVERVLDRPFSEFMKESVFQPFGMDCSCICSDMRQVIPKRAWGYNRHNNGEYSFQQRVFFANGSGGVFSNVRDLYRFWKGLLSDRFLKKDLRELMWSDVVQRERKDTFYGYGWQIDHSNSLYRVGHTGSMEGFKNILRFYPQEGLLVCVLSNSAYLLSGEERESCADKIYRIFTSEKNP; via the coding sequence ATGAAAGTAAGACCATCTGTAAAATCTGGGGCAGAGCCCCAACTCTTGAACACAGTTTTTTTAGGGCTTGACCATACGACGCCTGGGGTGGCTGTCCTTGTGGCAACCAAAAAAGAGATTCTTTACGAAAAGTACATTGGACTTGCAAATCTTGAATACAATATTCCAATTCGGAAGGATACCCTTTTTAACCTTGCTTCAATATCTAAACCGTTGACTGCGACAGGTATTATGCTTCTCGTGCAGAAAAAACGTCTCTCCCTTGATGATGAGGTTGGAGTCTACTTTCCTGAGTTAAAAAGTTGTTGTAAAAGCGTGCGGATTAGACATCTCCTTAGTCATTCCTCTGGCGTGTCCAGCGGTAGTATTGTGAACCCCAGTACGGGCGATATATCTTCCCCGGAGAACCAGCATATATGTAATGTTTTACGTGCTGGCCGTTTTTTCCCAGAATCTTCAAACAAAACCCATTTTGATTATGCCGAGATGAGGGCATCGTATGGAAATAAAGATGTATATGAAATGTTTCTCGCTTCAAGCCCTTTTTGTAATTATCCGCCAGGAACGAGATACGAGTATTCAAACACATGGTATGCGCTTCTGGCTCTCCTTGTTGAGCGTGTTCTTGACCGCCCCTTTTCTGAATTTATGAAGGAGTCTGTTTTTCAGCCTTTTGGGATGGACTGTTCCTGTATTTGTAGCGATATGAGGCAGGTTATTCCAAAACGCGCTTGGGGGTACAATCGTCACAATAACGGGGAATATTCATTTCAACAGAGAGTTTTTTTCGCGAACGGATCTGGCGGAGTTTTTTCTAATGTGAGAGACTTGTACCGTTTTTGGAAAGGGCTACTTTCCGACAGGTTCTTGAAAAAGGATTTAAGAGAATTGATGTGGTCGGACGTTGTGCAGAGGGAAAGAAAAGATACCTTTTATGGTTACGGTTGGCAAATCGACCATAGTAACTCTTTGTACAGGGTAGGTCATACTGGAAGTATGGAAGGATTCAAGAATATCTTAAGGTTTTATCCGCAAGAAGGGCTTTTGGTCTGCGTTCTTTCTAACTCTGCATACCTCTTATCTGGGGAGGAAAGGGAATCTTGCGCAGATAAAATATACCGTATTTTCACATCTGAAAAGAACCCGTGA